The sequence ACTCAACTAAAATTCTTCCGGTGTGTATTAATAAAtcgcttattttttaaaagacgcCCTAAGGCCCCctattcattttgtttcaaatttcaggtgagaaaaaaaaaagcttccaGAAATTACTTCCGTTTGGAAACTTATTAAAAATCGCCTTCGGGAAAATAGCGTTCTAAAATAGAAACACGTTCATTGGACACAATGGACAATTTTCTCACTTGATACTATAAACTTGGGTTTCTATGCTGTACAAAGTTAATATAGATTGAAAGCCGTTTAATATAGCAGAGCGCCGACATATCCTACTGTACAATAGAAAAGGCACACGGACGAAGATTAAAGAGGAATCAGCAAGGGAAAGATTTGGGGGGAGGAtagaaatatgttttttttaagacaaaGCAAGTTTATATTAGTCAGCCCTGGAAAGAGGGGAAAATTCAAGTTATATAGTTCCTAAGCAACATGCACATTTTTTCACTTGAGAggggacaaaataaaaaaggacaaaatgaaaaggaaaaaaatatttgtttttaatagaataaacacaaaatgaaaaaaagagaaaaaatccagTTCAACTTTGATACCTTTGTATGACTCTGTGGacgcaaacaaaaagaaaaacgttaaAAGTtagataattattatttttttttttttcaatttgcgtTGAATGAATCACAAagttaattcttatttttctcgtgGCTCGACCCGaattgcaaaaacaaaaaaagacgaaaatgtATTTGTTAGTACGTTATTAACTAGGTCATTATATTTCTTATTGCATGTGTCGTTTGTTGTGTATGTTGGGCATCGATAGAAGAGCTAGCCCATTTCCCACGAAACTAGGAATCAAAAAGTCACACCCtttagaattattattattattttcatctgTAAATTATAGTGGAGGGAGGGGAAGGGGTGATGAATCGTTGAGCTGAaaggttttcttttaaattaaatttagttttaaaaaaaggaaaaaaaaaaatttggatagAGCGAAAAAACTGGCTTttaaagtgtgtgtgtgtgtggggatgGTGGGCAAAAACTGTCGCGTAACTCTAGGTATTTCGGGTAAAGGGGGGTGGGATGAATAAACAGTTTTTATAAGAAGCTTTGATAATTTACGAGCCGTCTGCCGAGACGGAGGAAACGCTCGAGCTCGTGCTTCGCTGAGAGCTGTGTCGTCGAGAATGATGTGAGGATTCCGTATCAGGTGTCAGCTCGTGCGGAGACAACGGTGGTATCGCCTGGGCCAGGTAATGGCCGTAAAATTTCTCCTGATCTTCCAGTTGCAAAGCGAAATCATCTTCCAGCTTCTGCTTGCGGGGCTTCAACTTGGCCCGCCATTCGCGCAATTCCGACTGGTACTCGTCATCCTGCGATTTGAGTTTCATCGTTTCGTGTTCCATCAACATTTTGCGCTTCTCGTTCTGCAGTTGCTCCAATTCTGTTGAACAACAATGAGGCGCATTAAAGAGTGAATGGCAATTTGAAATAATCGATTCAacaattttacctttgacggAAGAATCGGCTGCTGCACGAAGTTCTTCCAACTGCCGGCGATGTTTCAACTCGCAGCGCTGCTCTTCGGCTTTGTAGCGCTTCTTCTCCTGCTCCTGGAACTTGCGCAATTTATCGCGCTCGTTATCCGGAGTATCGGGGAAGTTCAGGGCACCAGCCAGGGAAGCCAATCCGCTGGGTAAACTTGCGGCGTTGACTGAGATGCGCATCGATTCTCTAAACATCATTTCACGGGCTTTCATTTCCACTCGGATCCGCTTAGGTAGCGCCCGCCTTTCGATCGCCTGTCGCTTCAAAAGATCCTCCTGCAACGACAAATTACATCCGTTACTTCCACCAATcatttggaaattttaaaaaataacgaacCTCTTTGCGGGTTTGGAACCGTCGGATTTGTTCCAGTTCTTTCTCGTGACGGACAAGCATTTGATGCcgttgaaggaaaaatatcTCCTTGAGTTGCCTCCTGGCCAGTTGGTGGCGTTCGTGCAGCTGCCGTTCTTCCAGTTCCCACACGGCCGACTCGCGGGAGCGGAGCAGCTGCTGTTTCTGCTGCAAAAACTGCCGTTCCAGCAGAGCGATTTTCTCGCGGTGGCCGTCACTCAGGCGACGAAGCGACATTTCGTGGCTTTGATTCAAACTGTCCAGGAAGGAGCGCTCCCTGTCCGACTGCTCCACTTCTTGCTGCTGGCGTTTAATACGGAAGGCCGTCTTGCGCTGGTCTTTGGGCAGCAGGTCCGACTCTTGTTTCAACAGCCTCACTTCCTGTTTCAATCCTTCGCGGAACAGTTTCAATTCGCGTTCCTGCTCCGAGCGGATCTTCTTCGACGAAATGCGAAGATCGGAATCCTGCTGCTGTTCGGCACGTTCCACTTGCTGCTTCTGCGACCGGGTCATCGTCTCCAGCTCCGTGTCGTATCCTCGCAACAAACTGGTCGTCTCCTGGTCGAAGCGTCTCTCCTGTTGATCACGGGCCACTTGAGCTTTGATCGTCAAGTCTTGAAATTGCTTTTGCTCCGCTTTCTGGAGCATTTTCAGTTCGCGAAGCTCCTGCTTCCTCAGCAAGTGCTCGTCGTAGATGCGGCCGTCGTTTTCGTCGGCGTAGAATACCTGGACAAACCCCAACAATAGAATGAATTAGTTGCCGTTTATCAGCAGATAACCTAGCTACTACCTTAGCCATCTGAGAGCATTTTGGGTTAGTTGAAGAGAAGCGTCcagtttaaaaacaaataagcaAGCAAGGGTGGTCATGTGTGTTAAGTGTTACATAGCCAAAGGAGACAGCAGGATAATAAAAAAGCAGGAGCGAAGAATAGTAACGAAAAAATCCATCGGAATGTGTACCTTGTTGGTGGTCGTGGTAACGACGACACCGTCCACTTCGAAACGTCGTGTTCGCTTACgggttttcttctttagatTACTCAATTCAATCTCTTCTTTCGTCCGAGGAGCACGCCGCACTGGAGTCGGTTCACGCTCAGACGTGGTGTCCGCTTCGGAATTGATCGTCGTGCCGTTGCTGACTGTGCTCAAACTACGACCAGAGGACGGCTTGGAGCGCAAAACTACTTCGTTGTCTTCGACGTCAATGACGGAATCGCTCTTCCGGCTACTGCGGCTTCCCGTCGTTCCAGTCCTGAAAAATAAGTTGTTAGACAAAAGTTAAAAGctgaaatttaattgttttcaatCCTTTTATTTACCCGGATGTGCTTTCGATATCGGAACGATCCAGAGTCCGTTCGAGGAAGACGGAATCAGGCGTGCTGGGGATACTGGTTCCTCCCGTTCCGGTTCCGGAATCACCCGTTGCGTCGCCCTTGACCTTCCTGTTGGGACTCAGAATCGactcgtcgtcttcttcttcctcttcgacTTCTTTGACTGGATCGGTTTTCTCAATCTGGGGACTCGGTGATCGCGATCTTTCCTTGGGTGGGGATCGTTCCTTGGGCGGCAATGCCGGAACAATTTCAGACGACGACACGACATCCGACTGGACAAAAGAGTCATCGTCTGTTGCTTCTTGTGTGGTGCCTGGAAAATTTGCttcaaaaatgttaattttaaaaagtcaaatattttGCGGAGTAGATAAATGATCCCACCTTCGACAGTGATGGAAGTGTGAATTACGGAAGTGTCTTCTCGACTTTCTGACAAACTGCTACGGTCGCTGCCAGAGCTGGATCGTGAAAGGCTGGATACCTGAGACAAATTACAAGAAACATCGCTACGGGATTCCAAAACGGCGTTGTTATTGTTTTGCCGGCCGCCTTGCTCGTCCGCTGCTTCGTTGCTTTGCTGTTCCGGTTCGTCCGGCTTGACTGTTTGGGGGGTTTCGTTGTTGTCGTCATTCTTCGACTCAATTTCAAGTGGGACACCATTGGACACGACGCTCGAAGTGTTGAGGATGAGCACTTCGGATTCGTCAAGTTTCTGGCCAATCATTTGACTCTCCTCGTCGGTTTCTGCTTTGTCCTCTGTGACGTTGACGACGCTCACGAAACGCTCAACAGGTGGGTTGGCTTGGGTTTCGTAGGGAAGTGAATCATCCGTCGAGGATTCGCAGCCGTCAAAGTTGATACTCAATTGTTCAGTCTGCTGTAGCGTCGCTGGCGGCTTGGCGTCCGGGCCGACCTGGACGACTGGACTAGTTACAGTGACCGTGACGCTGGGCGGAGGCGTAGAAGGTTTTTGGGCGACATTGTCATAGATTGGAGAAGTTGTAGGAGGCTCTTCATAATCAGGTGGCGGTGTGGGATCAGATACAGGGGATACAGGACGTTTGCTCGGGCTAGATACTGgctggggttgttgttgtggtggtggtggtgatggtacGGGTTCCGGCGATTGGAAGACTGGCGGAGGCGGCGCAGGGCCTTTTAAATGCTTTTTAGGAGGTCCATCAGGGGTGACGACGGAAGTTTTACGGCTATCGGCTTCACTAAGAACTGAGATAGTATCACCATCGTTGGATTCGGTTGCATGTGTATCATCAACATCAACGTCCTCTTCTTCGACTACTTCAGCCTTGTACTCGATCAGCAAGTCCTTGATGTTCTTCGAATCGAGAGTACAAGCAATGAACGGATGTCGAAGCAATTCCGTAGCTGTGGGCCGTTGTGTCGGGTCTTTTACCAGGCACTTGGACAGGAAATCGTTAAACTCTCTCGACCACCGGGATGGACAATCGAGTCGGGGTGGGTCAGACTTTTGGATCTTGAGAAGCACTCTCATTGGAGTCAAGTCATGATTAGGCGGTTCCATTTGTGCCAATTCAATCAAGGTGACACctgagggaaaataaaaattcatttattgatttataaaaatgaaaaacttggGTGTTTAATAGTTACCTAGAGACCAGATATCTACTTTGTAGTCGTAAGGGTTATCACGGAATGTTTCGCACGAGACCACTTCAGGTGCCATCCAATAGGGAGTGCCAATGAAGGTGTCGTGCTTCTGCAGAGTGTGTTTGTTCTTGGCAGAAACACCAAAATCAGCCAGCTTCACTCCACCATCAATGGTCAGCAAAACATTGCCCGCCTTCAAGTCTCTATGAATGATGTGCATTTTGTGTAGATACTCGAGTCCTCTGACCATATGTTGGCAAACATAGGCAATTTGAGGCTCAGTCAATGGTTTGTCGAGATCCACCATGATTGAATCCAGGGCGCCTCCATCACAGTACTCTATCAGCATCCACAGTTTGCCATCCCAATAGTATGCCTCGTGCATGCCAACCACATTAAAATGGCTGCACTCTGTGAGAATGTCAATTTCGACCATGAAATCGTTGAGGTCATTTTCTCCTTCAAGCTTGCAGATTTTAGCAGCAGCGTAAATTTTCTTCTCCCGGTGCAAGGCCTTGTACACTTTCCCAAAAGCACCATCTCCAAGCTCGTTCACAATCTCCCAGATTTCTTCAGGGTTGATGTTgattttgatgttgttgtagaatctctttttcttggctTCACCACCGGTCCCCCCAATGTGGAGGACCTTCTTGACCTTTCTTCCAAAATTGAAGAGTGACATTTTCACCTAGCCCATGCAGGAGGTTGAAGATAGAATGCAAGGGGGTTTTGTAGTCAACACATCAGGAAAATTCTGTTAACACTCCAATCACTATGCAAATGTCGTGAATTAATTGGATTTGTTAAAGCAAGGAATCTGAAAATCTCCCACCACACCTTATCGCTGCGAGTCACGTCCGGCTTCGCCCAAAAACGCACCCCGACGCGATATATAGCTTCCAAACCAAGCTTTGCACAAAACAATTCTTTGCAATTACATTCACTGTCACAAAACTAGtctatagtaaaaaaaatagaggctctATCAAGTCCTAATGCACTGAACGAATACAATATTTAGAAGGCTATGCGGGTGGTGTATAAAGAAGACGCAAAGCTAAGGCATAATTTCTGACACGTACGGGCCAAAACACCATCCGCCATTTTGAATCGCTCTGACGTCACAGTTCCTATCCTAAACACATATACCATACGCAGCTGTGCCAGGTCGCATTACTAAACAAACCAACTATAGACCGTCGGTATTTACCCCCTTTTACATATGGCTTTCTTACTCTTGGGACTAATGTAGTAGATAAAATTCCACAGAGATTAGAAAACTAGTCAGACCGttcgtttgttgttttgtattttatcaTCTCTCTTTCACACACTCGTCTGTAAACGATAACAATGCCAATAATTGTCAAGAGATTTTAAAAAGGATTTTCCTTGGGCACTGGCGTGTGTTAAATCATTCGCCAACTTGTTGGCTTCTTCTTTAACTCAATTTGCCAagctcaaattttttaaatatttcagaaGCTGTGAACACAAAAGAATCGATAATCCCTGCAACGGTGAAAGTCCCACCGATAATTGCGCAGacctaattcaattttatcataaaataataagatatttttattataacctacttgtaaatattttaaattcatttttttatattaccgAAGTCAAAAAAGCGTAAATCGGTTGACGCCTTTCGTGATACTTGACCGTGATGGGATTCAGATCATAGCGAAACCAAATAGCAGCAGGTGAACGGCCGCcaagagaaaacgaaacatAATTCTGTAGGTATTTGTGAAAGTTTAAGAATTATTAGAAACATTTTTGTATGCATCGATTTAAGAAGACTTACTGAGTAAGCATAAGTATACTGATAGGAAACCAGCGTGGTTCCGGCTGAATCTTCATAAATAGTGGGGACGATCTTCATTGTGTAATCATGAGATTCTGCTGGATCGGCATGGCTTCTATCTCTACGAGCAAGCGGATTAAAATTCCcgggcaaattttttttgtcaagcATTTCGCCAAAGGTTAGTGAAGTAATATAATGAGCCATGTCGGCGCTGTCCGGTTGTTTATCGGCAGAGTGAGTAGAAACATGAAAATTTCCTATTAGAAAATAGAAtttaatcatttgaaattgaaaacttgACACGATTATGTTGATAATCAACCTGGAACCCGATTAATATGGAAGCGGCTCTCGAAAATGCAACCCTTTCCCTTGTTCCATGGTGTCTTCAGAGTGTTTTCAATAAAGCCAACATCATGTCTCCCAAGATCATCTTGAATATCAATTCCAACATCTGAATAAAATAGTAATGGTTAgattttgtttcattaatATGCTGGTTGATTCATTACATTCACAAGCCAGTCGTGGCAGTGTTATGTTAATTTGTACTGGTATCTTTTCATCAGTGTTCCCTGGATTGTCTACAAAAAGTTCAGATACTCtgtggaaacaaaataaaaattaataaatatgtAAAACTTGAGGATTGCCCTCAGGACAGCAAAAAAACTTACACTTCtggagaaatgaaatgaaagaactccgagaagaagaggaatgtCATGAAGGCACAGCAACAAATAGAAATGACAGCACCAGTTACAGTCGGTTGGGTTAGGTCTTTAGGAACCTTCCGATAGATATCCAACCTAATGATGAATCACATTGATTAGAATGCCTACTGTAAAGCACCGGTTTGTATGTGACTCTCACCTTCGGAGATCAAATCCCATCCTGAAGCCGATAATAAATATGGAcagtaagtgaaaaaaaaagcttaaaaAGGCTAAATAGCCAAAACTTCTAATAAACAATGTAAAGCACTATGGAAACAAATAGACCATTGTCCAACACGTGAGTTGACAAAAACTGGTGATGTGGCTTGTGCGTTGGCAACCGACACCATCAACAGGTGTACAAGACAATAGTAAAAGAAATTTCTAACTCGTTTGCTCTCGGCAAACCTGATACACGATCTGACACGTCGAACTGTCAAATTGCATCCCGTTTCCCATAGTTACCGCTACGTGGTGCAGGTACCTATGAGCCTGGCGGGAAAAGAAACGGTAAAACTTAAATTTGGTCAAAGACTGTGTGGTAAAATGCCCAAACTAATGAGATTAATCAATCTGAAGCGAGAACGTTATTCTTTACATAGAATTGTATTGGCACatatatgaaaaaagaaacattaatAAGACACATCTTAACAAAACGGGGTTAAATGTGTTATATATTGCCAGTTGTATTAACGGATTCCGAATTCTTAATATTTCAGGCAATGCGCCattgatttaaatgaacagGTGAACACCTCACTTCACAACATTCCCATGATCGTGTAATTTTATAATTCcttcaagatttgaaaatAACCGATCTGGCGATGTATATTGGTGAAGGTATCTACAATTTTAAGAGCAAAATCATTTTATATATGTCTTTCGACTAAAAATCTGGGTGGCAAAATACAACTATCTCGTCTGGCACCATTCAATCGCAAATTTACAAATGGTACAGATGTTTCTTGGACTGTTTCATCATATATTGAAGTTCAATGTTCATTCATTAGAAAAATGTTACGAGCATAACATCTTGAGCGGAGAATGTTGAAGAAAGAATTTGGATTGCTTTAGATAGGTCACTAGTGACTGTAAAGTACTGTATGATAAAAGCAGACTAAATATTACTAAATTTGCGGGAAAAGAAACGGTAAAACTTAAATTTGATCGTGTTAAATATGTGGTCAAAGACTGGATTTTAACCAATCTGAAATGTGAACGTTATTCTTTACATAGAATTTGCAACGTATTCTGAATGAAAAAGGATATTTTAATTAGTTAAAGTTAATTTTCACGGattggatttattttattcgccATCGTGATtgtgtaataataattcttCATATTTCAGGCCATACACCTTGTTCACTTAAAATTCGACTTCAATTCTGTGTAGAATGGTTGATCCAGACTAGATTATGATTGTTACAAAACGTGAACAGACAAATCTGCAAAGCTTAATGAATCTGGATGCTAACCATATCAGGAAACGAGAGACAGAGTTCtcacaataattaaaaaagtaaGCAACTAGTTAACACCTATTAGTCTATAAATCTGAATGATAAAATACTACTACTTTCATCTGGCCCATTCGATCATCAACATTCATATCGGGACAAATGTTTCTTAGACTGCATCCATCTTATATTGAAGATCATTGTTCATTCATTAGAAATGTTATTtactaaaatataaaataactaTTTATATGGTAAGATATTACAACATAGGGTAAAGCGCCCAGTCATCCGGCGCTTATACATAAAAGAACATTTTGCTATGCAGGGTGTGATCTATTTGCTGTTTCTCCAGGGCAGTCGACCGAAAAGGAAGCGGAGAATGAAATATATAAAGGACCTTCCGTCTTGTTGAATATCGTTCATTCAGAACTGCGTCATCCAAACAAGcgacaactaaaaaaaaatatgtaagtttgatattttttaattatataaaactttgcaattgaatttcgtttccctattcaaatcaaaagtttttttctgttttctttgtcCTGACCTTCGTCGTTTCGGCTCAGTTACTGATCGGTTGGAGTTCTTCTAATGATCCCGAACATTTTGCGGTTAGTTCATCCGCACACGAAAAAGTGGTTAACACGGATCGCGCTTATTCGCTTACCAATCTAGCCGTTAATAGAATGGGAGCTTTGATTTATCGaggttttatatatatatatgatagCCGATTTTTGGGTTATAATGTTGAAAAATCGTGAGTAACTTGTTATTACTTTGTTTCACCGTATACGACATTTACATCCGTCGATTACTAATTGCAGCAATTTCACAGCGCCTAGAAGACACCGTAAACGCAGTAGACAGTTTAAGGTATGATGGCGCGAGACTAAAAGCAAAATTTGAaggtaattaaaataatactaTTAGTCAATATTGTTATAGGTTATGAAAACGATAGAAAAATATTATGGGTTACCAGTGTAAAAATTTAGTAACTCTTATTTCGTTTGCAGAAAATGCGGCAGAAACAAAGGCCACAATCGAGCGCTTGACAGCCCAATTAAACGGTAgtgttgaaaatgaagaaacaattTACTAGGGACAATACTCGTGCCAACtaattattttctaattaCGTACTCGCAGCGTTTAGATGCTATTGTACAGCAGATGACCCAACGTCCATCGGAAAAATTCCCAGCTCCTGTGCCGAATTGAAAGCTATTGGATACAGGAAAAGCGGACTCTATTCTGTAATGGGAAGTCCACAAGTTGAAACTGTTTACTGCGACTTCACACAACCATCAGATGGACTAGGTAATCATCAGTTCCTTAAATCTCCTGAATAATTcaaattgtaattttattataaatatttCCAGCAATGGATCGGCTACGAAGACGTC is a genomic window of Daphnia pulicaria isolate SC F1-1A chromosome 2, SC_F0-13Bv2, whole genome shotgun sequence containing:
- the LOC124326039 gene encoding serine/threonine-protein kinase 10-like isoform X2; translated protein: MSLFNFGRKVKKVLHIGGTGGEAKKKRFYNNIKININPEEIWEIVNELGDGAFGKVYKALHREKKIYAAAKICKLEGENDLNDFMVEIDILTECSHFNVVGMHEAYYWDGKLWMLIEYCDGGALDSIMVDLDKPLTEPQIAYVCQHMVRGLEYLHKMHIIHRDLKAGNVLLTIDGGVKLADFGVSAKNKHTLQKHDTFIGTPYWMAPEVVSCETFRDNPYDYKVDIWSLGVTLIELAQMEPPNHDLTPMRVLLKIQKSDPPRLDCPSRWSREFNDFLSKCLVKDPTQRPTATELLRHPFIACTLDSKNIKDLLIEYKAEVVEEEDVDVDDTHATESNDGDTISVLSEADSRKTSVVTPDGPPKKHLKGPAPPPPVFQSPEPVPSPPPPQQQPQPVSSPSKRPVSPVSDPTPPPDYEEPPTTSPIYDNVAQKPSTPPPSVTVTVTSPVVQVGPDAKPPATLQQTEQLSINFDGCESSTDDSLPYETQANPPVERFVSVVNVTEDKAETDEESQMIGQKLDESEVLILNTSSVVSNGVPLEIESKNDDNNETPQTVKPDEPEQQSNEAADEQGGRQNNNNAVLESRSDVSCNLSQVSSLSRSSSGSDRSSLSESREDTSVIHTSITVEGTTQEATDDDSFVQSDVVSSSEIVPALPPKERSPPKERSRSPSPQIEKTDPVKEVEEEEEDDESILSPNRKVKGDATGDSGTGTGGTSIPSTPDSVFLERTLDRSDIESTSGTGTTGSRSSRKSDSVIDVEDNEVVLRSKPSSGRSLSTVSNGTTINSEADTTSEREPTPVRRAPRTKEEIELSNLKKKTRKRTRRFEVDGVVVTTTTNKVFYADENDGRIYDEHLLRKQELRELKMLQKAEQKQFQDLTIKAQVARDQQERRFDQETTSLLRGYDTELETMTRSQKQQVERAEQQQDSDLRISSKKIRSEQERELKLFREGLKQEVRLLKQESDLLPKDQRKTAFRIKRQQQEVEQSDRERSFLDSLNQSHEMSLRRLSDGHREKIALLERQFLQQKQQLLRSRESAVWELEERQLHERHQLARRQLKEIFFLQRHQMLVRHEKELEQIRRFQTRKEEDLLKRQAIERRALPKRIRVEMKAREMMFRESMRISVNAASLPSGLASLAGALNFPDTPDNERDKLRKFQEQEKKRYKAEEQRCELKHRRQLEELRAAADSSVKELEQLQNEKRKMLMEHETMKLKSQDDEYQSELREWRAKLKPRKQKLEDDFALQLEDQEKFYGHYLAQAIPPLSPHELTPDTESSHHSRRHSSQRSTSSSVSSVSADGS
- the LOC124326039 gene encoding serine/threonine-protein kinase 10-like isoform X1 yields the protein MSLFNFGRKVKKVLHIGGTGGEAKKKRFYNNIKININPEEIWEIVNELGDGAFGKVYKALHREKKIYAAAKICKLEGENDLNDFMVEIDILTECSHFNVVGMHEAYYWDGKLWMLIEYCDGGALDSIMVDLDKPLTEPQIAYVCQHMVRGLEYLHKMHIIHRDLKAGNVLLTIDGGVKLADFGVSAKNKHTLQKHDTFIGTPYWMAPEVVSCETFRDNPYDYKVDIWSLGVTLIELAQMEPPNHDLTPMRVLLKIQKSDPPRLDCPSRWSREFNDFLSKCLVKDPTQRPTATELLRHPFIACTLDSKNIKDLLIEYKAEVVEEEDVDVDDTHATESNDGDTISVLSEADSRKTSVVTPDGPPKKHLKGPAPPPPVFQSPEPVPSPPPPQQQPQPVSSPSKRPVSPVSDPTPPPDYEEPPTTSPIYDNVAQKPSTPPPSVTVTVTSPVVQVGPDAKPPATLQQTEQLSINFDGCESSTDDSLPYETQANPPVERFVSVVNVTEDKAETDEESQMIGQKLDESEVLILNTSSVVSNGVPLEIESKNDDNNETPQTVKPDEPEQQSNEAADEQGGRQNNNNAVLESRSDVSCNLSQVSSLSRSSSGSDRSSLSESREDTSVIHTSITVEANFPGTTQEATDDDSFVQSDVVSSSEIVPALPPKERSPPKERSRSPSPQIEKTDPVKEVEEEEEDDESILSPNRKVKGDATGDSGTGTGGTSIPSTPDSVFLERTLDRSDIESTSGTGTTGSRSSRKSDSVIDVEDNEVVLRSKPSSGRSLSTVSNGTTINSEADTTSEREPTPVRRAPRTKEEIELSNLKKKTRKRTRRFEVDGVVVTTTTNKVFYADENDGRIYDEHLLRKQELRELKMLQKAEQKQFQDLTIKAQVARDQQERRFDQETTSLLRGYDTELETMTRSQKQQVERAEQQQDSDLRISSKKIRSEQERELKLFREGLKQEVRLLKQESDLLPKDQRKTAFRIKRQQQEVEQSDRERSFLDSLNQSHEMSLRRLSDGHREKIALLERQFLQQKQQLLRSRESAVWELEERQLHERHQLARRQLKEIFFLQRHQMLVRHEKELEQIRRFQTRKEEDLLKRQAIERRALPKRIRVEMKAREMMFRESMRISVNAASLPSGLASLAGALNFPDTPDNERDKLRKFQEQEKKRYKAEEQRCELKHRRQLEELRAAADSSVKELEQLQNEKRKMLMEHETMKLKSQDDEYQSELREWRAKLKPRKQKLEDDFALQLEDQEKFYGHYLAQAIPPLSPHELTPDTESSHHSRRHSSQRSTSSSVSSVSADGS
- the LOC124326414 gene encoding endoplasmic reticulum-Golgi intermediate compartment protein 1-like, which encodes MGFDLRRLDIYRKVPKDLTQPTVTGAVISICCCAFMTFLFFSEFFHFISPEVVSELFVDNPGNTDEKIPVQINITLPRLACEYVGIDIQDDLGRHDVGFIENTLKTPWNKGKGCIFESRFHINRVPGNFHVSTHSADKQPDSADMAHYITSLTFGEMLDKKNLPGNFNPLARRDRSHADPAESHDYTMKIVPTIYEDSAGTTLVSYQYTYAYSNYVSFSLGGRSPAAIWFRYDLNPITVKYHERRQPIYAFLTSVCAIIGGTFTVAGIIDSFVFTASEIFKKFELGKLS